From Palaemon carinicauda isolate YSFRI2023 chromosome 33, ASM3689809v2, whole genome shotgun sequence:
ATCTTCATCTATAGAATATACTCCTCCAGATCAGAGCATTTGGCTTGTTGATGGAATGGCAGCAGTTAGAACTCTCCCTCCCCAGCAGACATGGAGAAAATATGGTGAAGAATTGTTGAAGTTCTGCTTACCACCAAGTTCTTCAAAGCCATTGGAGGTTGGAATTATCTTTGATTCGTATGGTACAGCTACTACCAAAGAACTGACTCAAATTCGTCGAGCTGGTGGAACACCAGGCCGCAGGGTACATATCAAAAATGCCGACCAGAGCATACCAACAGGCAAGGATTGGAATTCATTCCTGACTATTGGTGAGAACAAAAGTGAGCTAATCAAGTTCTTGGCCAGTTACTTCAAGTCATCAAAGCTGGAGATACCATTGATCGTTACCCACGAATCAGAAACCTTTAGGATCACTGCATCTGGTACAGAAATTCTACCAAACTGTAACCACCATGAAGCAGATACCAGGATTGTCTACCATGCCTCCATCGCCAAAGATCCTGTCGTTATCCGAGCCACAGACAcagatatcttggttctgctttgCTATGCATATTCAGTCTGCAACCCTGAAGACAACTGGATGATGAAGGTAGATGACCGGTATGTCAGTGTCAGGAAAGTTGTTGAACACTTCGGAGATGATGTCTGCAAGGTCCTACCCGCGTATCACAGTATAACTGGTTGCGACACAACATCCTTCCCGTACGGGGTAGGAAAGATAAAACCACTCAAGAAGATGCGTCAAAAGGGAAAGGTACATCTCTTAGCAGAATTAGGAACATCCGTCCATTCCGTTCAAAAGATGGAAGGTCCCAGATCATTCATGCAGACCTGTATGTATTCAGGAACCGACAAGGAGACGTTTGTTGAAACAAGAATCAGAATGTTTAACAAGAAGCAGGTGAAATCAAGTGTGGGAATTTTGCCTGATGGAAGCAGTGCAGATGAACACATTAAAAGGAGTGTCCTACAGGCGTTGATATGGTAACAGTGTCTTCAACCAAATATTGATTATCCCTCCATCGCTGACAGAGGATGGCAGCGTACAAGCGAGGGAATTTGTCCAGTATGGTATCTTTGTTCAAGACTGCCACCAAGTCTGACCAAGGAAAGGTCTAATCAAGACCCAAACAGAGGTATGTAGCCCTTAAAATGATCCTCATTCTTATGCATCTAATAGCAATATTTGGTAACTACTTGATGTTCCTACCAATCGTTTAATGACAGCTCATGGATTTGAGTTCCCAATAGTCAAAAAAGTTCTTAACAGTCAAAGGACACATGTAACTACTGTAATTCAAAGTGTCCATGTCTTTTAATTAAGGTACAGAAGCCATTGATATGTATGATGCAGATTCGAAGATGGTCGATAAAGATGGTCGTGCTCGGTCAAGGCAGAAGAGAACAAGAGATCCCGTTGCTGGAATTTCTACTAGGAagcgacagaggcaaggtacaccaTTTTATATAATATGCTGGCAAACCAAAGTATTTTCTCTCTGGAATCATTATAAAACTCCAAATCtttataatttctttcaaatttcagagcCGACTCCTACTGTGGAAAATCAACTTCATGTGACACTGTTGATGACTGCCATTGACTACGATGATGGGTATGAGGATAGTTCTGAAGACAATACAGATTCGGATGATGATACCTCATTGACTAAAACCAGGaagtgacagaggcaaggtacaccaTTTTCTATAATATGCTGGCAAACCATAGTCTTTCTTTTTGGAATCATTATAAAACTTCAAacctttataataatttctttcaaatttgaGAGCCGACTCCTATGGTGGAAAATCAACTTCATGTGACACCGCTGATGACTGCCGTTGACTACGATGATGGGTATGAGGATAGTTCTGAAGACGATACAGATTCGGATGATGATACCTCAGTGACTGACAGTTGTGAAAGTCTGAGCTCTGACAGATGTAGTGATCTTGACATTTCATATTGAGGAAAAATAGGACCTGGAAAGAgacaaaatagagagctttcgcaagtgctcagttagggcactaatgtaaaagctcactgatatttgacatcatggacatttgtacccattttcaagactatatcagatacaatcattgtatgattatgttaggaatacacctgttctttacaaatttgtttttaatatttgtagaatcaagtgtgaatgcagtttcattcacatttagtaacattggtagtcttgtaggtgtcaccggtgtcgctttgcatccgtcaacatgcattataaccatgatggagtagcctgtggctcaaaatgatgacaaattcggattccttgcccctgaaaacctagggattgagaccaatattattgtcatagcccatctagaactggagttatcgcaatccgtaagttggtgggccgacaccggcggccatcttggatttcgccaggataaatcaatttcttcggaatttaaaccagagggtcatattcctctgcctaaaaatagctattctgggagaaaaaacatcttgatagctaaacccaacgccgtgaaaaaatattttgtgatttttggcggccattttggattttggccgccatcttagatttcgggcaaaatttcagatggcccaaaagcttatttgaatcagcatggttcagagtaccagaatcagtttagaaaaccttgaccccaaaaaaggggcagtttttgcctggctccgacctgtctactATTTGAGATCAGATTTCCGCTCTATTCCATTTAAGAACCATAGTCACAGTTAGATAAGTGTTAACcatacttaaaagtaattacccagtttaattttgagtgtgcttaagaaacctttagatattcagtgttttatatattgttgtctgggagttattcaacggtCTCAGAATTTGGGTATTATTGTTTTGAAGTATAACAGTTttcatgtaaaagcaaacaaggtaatttggaattcaagAGCTTAAATAGCTTGCCAATtgtagtatataaaatattatatgtttggttcccagtcacgagccttagtatagtatattttgttaataacctgacttcgggagtcataatcgtataatatatgttGGGTGCTCGGACCCGGGATCCCAACAGTATAATATATTCTGGTACCCAGACCCTTGggaatcgagcgagtctgttttaaatattaatataggtTTTATAATAGTACAACGATGATTGGGTTTTGAGTATTGTTACTGTACTActtttggagaggcattaattagtgttaaattacaagctggcacagtttaatatccaagagttttcagTATCCCAATTGTTCAGAAATTGTCAAAAGCTTTAATGTAACTGACGCTTTGGTTCTCGATCTTAATAGCATGTGGTGGCCATGATACGAGTGGGATGAATAAGGCCCAAATTATGTGCCTAGCCTTAgatgcgttgataaactcggggtatttgtcggaagagaatattgtggcagctcgtgaactgttgggggaagctgaggaagaatttttagcaaagcaaggaccGGTTGATCCTCAAACTGATGGCATGAAAGAAGATAAGGATGTAGAAGCTGAGATTCGAcatattgcagcggaagagaatttgcttaggttgaagatgatggcagaactagaagaaagagagagaagacgggaaaaAATGGAATCGAGAcagggagaaagagagaaggaaatggaagcaagacgagaagaagatgaaagagaagaaagacaacgtgcgaaggaaatggaagcaaagcaagaagaggaagcccaagagattgcaagacatgcaaggttaatggaagaaaaagaacgagaagcccgagagattgcacAACATGCGTGGGAGGTGGAGTTGTGGCACGCCCATACACAGCTGACAGCGCACACAGAAATGACTCCTGCTAGGCACGACCCCGTGTTCAATTTTTCGGAAACCCAAAGGTTAATTGCAAGGTCCCCATATGAGTTCTTACATCATTTCGAAACGGTCGCAgcaacgatgaaatggccagaagatgaaTGGTCTGTGTTATTACAGAGTGTGCTCCTTAGGAATGTCTGCAGTGCTTATTTATCCTTATCccaggaccagaggatggaatatcaagaagtgaagagaagcgttctgcaagtgtatcagatgacccctgaatattataatgaaatgttCCGAAGTTTGAGAAATGATGAGACAATTACTTTActagattacgcttataaggtacgacaatgtttcaagagatggacggaggctgctaacgtaaaggagaagaCTGATTTAGAATTGTTGATAATTCTacagcagtatctacgaggaattcctgaacacatttgaacgtaattgagagagagagaggtgaagaaacttgataaagatgCTTTGCTGAGTGGAGATTATAATATCATCAGTCGTAGACCCTCCACGGGCACGAAGTTTCAATagtcgttccaaccaagtgtcaagtattcactgaatcatggaaaccagttcggaaATAACTACAGGAACATGTTCAGCAGTTACAATGGAAGTAGCAATGGTAATATCCCTAAGcataatgcgatagtaccacagcaacaaacgtcgaatcatCGTCCTTCAAATaatgtgaaagacgtgcagaaggttgatactGTCTGTTTCAAGTTTGGTACAAGagaccatatcagtaaggaatgttggtcaaaccaaccgaaagcagttgcaCAAGTTATTAAGGATAAGTTGACTTCACAGAATGCcaagactaagaagcaatcgggaaaagacggagaggaaaatgaaccagccaccaTTTACGCGACGAGCTggacgaacccaaacagcatggatgcctttaaaccatatatttatcaaGGTATGTTGGCAGCAAGAGACGTGAGTGACCGAACCTCGGTCAGGATAATGTGCGATACAGGTTGTACCCATAGTGTGGTTGTACGTGGAGTACAtccgatggtggaacagtctctcacaggggacttgattattttgaaaggaataggaggtggataggtcacccctatttgcattttaaaactgtcatgcgagttggtgacaggtaattttgacttttcgGTTAAGCATTCAATggttgtcgaaggagtagacgtcctgctgggtaatgaggttgatgGAGAGTGGTGTTTGTGCCTTGTCCTATTATAACCGAGAAACATTTGACTggactcaagaaggactacccatCTCTGTTTCCTAGTGGTGTGACGACTAGGAGCAAGGAG
This genomic window contains:
- the LOC137625995 gene encoding uncharacterized protein, which codes for MVNDNEDMAKIGLAALESLKGLAERWACIDTRLALSSQFPYSEFRLEKVQKLPKAVNILKEDRQAFGLLVGKAASPEEVHSHPLTSLPLALATPDRDLRQTSKSSLRNYLMEESSSIEYTPPDQSIWLVDGMAAVRTLPPQQTWRKYGEELLKFCLPPSSSKPLEVGIIFDSYGTATTKELTQIRRAGGTPGRRVHIKNADQSIPTGKDWNSFLTIGENKSELIKFLASYFKSSKLEIPLIVTHESETFRITASGTEILPNCNHHEADTRIVYHASIAKDPVVIRATDTDILVLLCYAYSVCNPEDNWMMKVDDRYVSVRKVVEHFGDDVCKVLPAYHSITGCDTTSFPYGVGKIKPLKKMRQKGKVHLLAELGTSVHSVQKMEGPRSFMQTCMYSGTDKETFVETRIRMFNKKQVKSSVGILPDGSSADEHIKRSVLQALIW